Below is a window of Betaproteobacteria bacterium DNA.
ATGCGCACGCTGACCGAACTTTCCGGCCGCCCGGTGCCGCAGCGTCTGCGTCGCCAGCGCAGTCAATTGCAGGACGCCATGCTCGATGCGCACTTCTTCCTCGGCGGCCAGAGCTTCGCCATCGGCGCCGAGCCCGATCTGCTGTATGCCGTCGCCTCGATGGTGGCCGACCTGGGCGGCACCGTTGCCGCCGCAGTGACGACGACCAAATCGCCGATCCTCGAACGCGTGCCGGCGGACGAGGTGGTGATCGGTGACCTCGAAGATCTGGAGACGCGTGCGAAAGACTGCGCCATGCTGCTCACTCACGCGCACGGCCGTCAGGCGTCGCAGCGCCTCGGCATTCCGCTCTACCGCATCGGCATTCCGATGTTCGACCGGCTCGGCGCTGCGCATCGCGTCAGCGTCGGCTACCGGGGCACGCGCGATCTCGTCTTCGACCTCGCCAACGTCCTCATGGCCGTCGAGCACGGACACAAACCCACCGACTGGCCGCTGCCGCCCGCTGCGCTTGCCGCGGCGCGCGGTGAGCCTTCGATCCAACCCGCTTGAGGAACCGACGATGAAAGTCGCATTCGCCACCCAGGACAAGCAGCGCGTCGACGCCCACTTCGGCTGGGCGAAACATCTTGCCGTCTACGACGTAACCCCCGAGGGCTACACCTACGTGCAGACCTTCGAATTCGGCGGCGAGCTCGACGAGGACGGCAACGAGGACAAGCTCGCACCCAAGCTCGACGCCATTCTCGACTGCGCGATCGTGTATGTGGCCGCCATCGGCGGCTCGGCGGCTGCCCGCGTCGTTGCCTCGAAGATCCATCCCGTCAAGGTGCAGCAGCCGGAGCCGATCCTCGACATTCTCGACCGACTGCAGGAAGTCCTGCAGGGCACGCCGCCCCCCTGGCTGCGCAAGGCGCTCGCCAAG
It encodes the following:
- a CDS encoding nitrogenase iron-molybdenum cofactor biosynthesis protein NifN (functions with NifE to assemble FeMo cofactor; functions in assembly of nitrogenase MoFe), which codes for DLSGSLDGHMSDAFTPTTLGGATVADVRNLGASVFTVAIGEQMRAPAERLREKCGVAYQVFDRLTGLAANDALMRTLTELSGRPVPQRLRRQRSQLQDAMLDAHFFLGGQSFAIGAEPDLLYAVASMVADLGGTVAAAVTTTKSPILERVPADEVVIGDLEDLETRAKDCAMLLTHAHGRQASQRLGIPLYRIGIPMFDRLGAAHRVSVGYRGTRDLVFDLANVLMAVEHGHKPTDWPLPPAALAAARGEPSIQPA
- the nifX gene encoding nitrogen fixation protein NifX; amino-acid sequence: MKVAFATQDKQRVDAHFGWAKHLAVYDVTPEGYTYVQTFEFGGELDEDGNEDKLAPKLDAILDCAIVYVAAIGGSAAARVVASKIHPVKVQQPEPILDILDRLQEVLQGTPPPWLRKALAKGQTRTNDFEDEVTE